In Magnetococcales bacterium, the following are encoded in one genomic region:
- a CDS encoding cyclic nucleotide-binding domain-containing protein: MKNLRFLSEGDARLMAEVSKRRTFKKGETILKEGNVAPGLYILRTGAVRVEMDSRGDSVLVARLEPEEIMGIPSFLDGSPVSASLVADVAKTEVDFLNSVDLQAMLESKPGFAIRFYRSLATILSARLNAAMERLVPPFSG, translated from the coding sequence ATGAAGAATTTGCGGTTTTTGTCGGAGGGCGATGCGCGGCTGATGGCGGAAGTTTCCAAGCGGCGCACGTTCAAGAAGGGTGAGACCATTCTCAAGGAGGGCAATGTCGCTCCGGGGCTGTATATATTGCGCACGGGGGCGGTTCGGGTGGAGATGGATTCACGGGGGGATTCGGTACTGGTGGCGCGGCTGGAGCCGGAGGAGATCATGGGCATTCCTTCGTTTCTGGATGGCAGCCCGGTATCGGCCTCGCTGGTGGCGGATGTGGCCAAGACCGAGGTGGATTTTCTCAACAGCGTGGATCTGCAAGCCATGCTGGAGTCGAAGCCCGGCTTCGCCATTCGTTTCTACCGCAGCCTGGCCACAATCCTCTCGGCCCGGCTCAATGCGGCCATGGAGCGGCTGGTGCCGCCGTTCAGCGGTTAG